One region of Limnospira fusiformis SAG 85.79 genomic DNA includes:
- a CDS encoding MgPME-cyclase complex family protein, which translates to MATYYYLLASKDFVIEEPIEEVLKERRRNYQEQEKEIDFWLVIEPGFLEAPEMAEVKAKCPKPAAALVSTNPQFITWLKLRLEHVITGQFEAPSATIPDAIASLATAG; encoded by the coding sequence ATGGCAACTTATTATTATCTCCTAGCTAGTAAAGACTTTGTGATCGAGGAACCTATTGAGGAAGTGCTCAAGGAACGTCGGCGCAATTATCAAGAACAGGAAAAGGAGATCGATTTTTGGTTAGTAATTGAGCCAGGATTTTTGGAAGCGCCCGAAATGGCCGAAGTGAAAGCTAAATGTCCTAAACCAGCGGCGGCGTTGGTTTCTACTAACCCTCAGTTTATTACTTGGCTGAAATTGCGACTTGAGCACGTGATTACCGGACAATTTGAAGCGCCTTCAGCTACTATCCCTGATGCGATCGCGTCTCTGGCTACTGCTGGCTAA
- a CDS encoding pyridoxine 5'-phosphate synthase: protein MPTLGVNIDHIATIRQARRTVEPDPVAAAAIAELAGADGITVHLREDRRHIQDRDVRLLRETVRTHLNLEMAATDEMVAIALDIKPDYITLVPERREEVTTEGGLDILGQLQRMSEVVSTLQNAGIPVSLFIDPNPAQIEASATVKAQFIELHTGCYCEAKGVQQQKELEILAQGCKLALEAGLRVNAGHGLTYWNVQPVARLEGMEELNIGHTIISRAVLVGLDKAVREMKQAILG from the coding sequence ATGCCCACTCTCGGTGTAAATATTGACCACATTGCCACAATTAGACAAGCCCGGCGGACAGTGGAACCGGATCCAGTAGCAGCGGCGGCGATCGCAGAACTAGCGGGAGCAGACGGGATTACAGTACATTTGCGCGAAGATCGCCGTCATATCCAAGATAGAGATGTGCGACTGTTACGGGAAACCGTGAGAACTCACCTAAACCTGGAAATGGCCGCCACAGATGAAATGGTAGCGATCGCCCTAGATATTAAACCCGACTACATAACCTTAGTACCCGAACGCCGGGAAGAAGTCACCACCGAAGGAGGATTAGATATCCTGGGTCAACTACAGCGGATGTCAGAAGTAGTCAGCACCCTGCAAAATGCAGGAATCCCCGTAAGTTTATTTATCGATCCTAACCCCGCCCAAATCGAAGCCTCAGCCACAGTTAAAGCCCAATTCATCGAACTACATACAGGTTGTTACTGCGAAGCCAAGGGAGTCCAACAGCAAAAGGAACTCGAGATTTTAGCCCAAGGATGTAAATTAGCCCTAGAAGCCGGACTGCGAGTTAATGCGGGTCACGGCTTGACTTATTGGAATGTGCAACCTGTAGCCCGCTTAGAAGGTATGGAAGAACTCAACATTGGTCATACAATAATAAGTCGGGCAGTTCTTGTCGGTTTAGATAAAGCCGTGCGGGAAATGAAACAGGCTATCCTGGGTTAA
- a CDS encoding pentapeptide repeat-containing protein gives MTPSELNHCYRVLELQPGASLEVVDRAYKDLAFIWHPDRIPEDNQRLRQLAEDKLKEINQARDKLRSLLRSNKTKPSKPTPRPEYAGAKRQTQTSHNTNSYYTYRAATPPHRPPKQEYQSPPAYQRPSYSDLTNADFRGANLKERDLSGRNLSGADLSYADMTDCFLHRVNLSGACLHRANLFRANFLQANLSYANLQEANLIGADLSGADLRGANLTGAKVGYSDRLMVKLTGANLAGAILPDGTIHPG, from the coding sequence ATGACACCAAGTGAGTTGAACCACTGTTATAGGGTCCTTGAATTGCAACCCGGTGCATCCCTGGAGGTTGTAGATAGGGCTTATAAAGATTTAGCATTTATCTGGCATCCCGATCGCATTCCAGAAGATAACCAACGGCTGCGACAGTTAGCAGAAGATAAACTCAAGGAAATTAACCAGGCGCGCGATAAGTTGCGATCGCTGTTGAGGTCTAATAAAACGAAACCATCGAAACCGACCCCCAGACCTGAGTATGCTGGGGCTAAACGTCAGACCCAGACCAGCCACAACACCAACTCATATTATACTTACCGCGCGGCCACTCCACCCCACCGTCCCCCCAAACAGGAGTATCAGTCACCACCAGCTTATCAGCGTCCATCCTATTCTGATTTGACTAACGCTGATTTTCGGGGGGCGAACCTGAAGGAAAGAGATTTGTCGGGACGGAATTTGAGTGGGGCAGATCTGAGTTATGCTGATATGACGGATTGTTTTTTACATAGAGTTAACTTGAGTGGGGCTTGTTTGCATCGGGCTAATTTATTCCGGGCTAATTTTTTGCAGGCCAATCTGAGTTACGCTAATCTTCAGGAGGCTAACCTAATTGGTGCGGATTTAAGTGGTGCGGATTTGCGGGGGGCTAATTTAACCGGGGCGAAAGTGGGATATAGCGATCGCTTAATGGTGAAACTAACCGGGGCTAATTTGGCTGGGGCAATTTTACCAGATGGCACTATTCACCCGGGTTAA
- a CDS encoding GDYXXLXY domain-containing protein codes for MVNTNKIPSAKPSVILPGSVNSRQRRLPNWRLLAPLLCQVALVISIPAQAFYTYITGTTVVLQTAPVDPYDFLRGYYQILSYEISQPSTLRNLPGSGTMSHRNSIRDGDTVYVILEKPQEQPEGDRPLPWQPVAVSNQRPDNLPENQIAIRGTGDGWGLKYGLETYYMPENKRLEVNENISRAQSRDPESFVVEVKVDSQGNAIPLRLWVSDRSYQF; via the coding sequence ATGGTTAACACTAACAAAATCCCATCCGCAAAACCCTCAGTTATCCTTCCGGGTTCAGTAAATAGCCGTCAACGTCGCTTACCCAATTGGCGACTTCTGGCTCCCCTATTGTGTCAGGTAGCATTGGTAATATCAATTCCGGCTCAGGCTTTTTACACATATATTACTGGAACAACTGTTGTATTACAAACAGCCCCCGTTGACCCCTATGATTTCTTGCGGGGTTATTATCAAATTCTCAGTTATGAAATTTCTCAACCTAGTACCCTCAGAAATCTTCCCGGTTCCGGTACCATGTCACACAGAAATTCTATCCGAGATGGTGATACAGTTTATGTGATCCTAGAAAAACCCCAAGAACAACCAGAAGGCGATCGCCCCCTTCCTTGGCAACCCGTAGCAGTTAGCAACCAGCGTCCTGATAATTTACCAGAAAATCAGATCGCCATTCGAGGTACAGGTGATGGCTGGGGTCTAAAATACGGTCTGGAAACCTACTATATGCCGGAAAATAAGCGCTTAGAGGTTAACGAGAACATTAGCCGCGCTCAAAGTCGCGATCCTGAGTCTTTTGTGGTTGAAGTCAAAGTGGACTCCCAGGGGAATGCAATTCCACTACGTTTGTGGGTAAGCGATCGCAGCTATCAGTTTTAA
- a CDS encoding DUF2157 domain-containing protein: protein MISEKFRRQLRQEARLWKAEGLVNDELYQQLADRYQFNSLETAASNRFVMILMVGGGILLGLGVITFVAANWQQWPRYMRVLLLLSVLIGFNTGGFYLWQHPTSESKQRLGQGLLMAGALSLGANIALLAQMFHIGGSPYGLYVVWGLGVLIMAYSLKLRSLSVLAIILLGLGYFQGINIALSARDLSAIDILLQYMPIASAILFIPLAYWCQSRVVFIMALLAIAIPLLVIMGRLISFQPISGIEVVISLILIPTWLWSYRDSQWPYVHGQPFQAIAHRLAILYLGFLCFLFSFFQVWKNLDFWTYRSNPENPNVMLINILAFVVISLWQWFQIIKPHGSQRYWGVDAYTTAISALIIITGIVTFWHISIAEIPTTATLIFNVQMFLLGAFTVRLGLLKGNRSAFWYGMVLLVLQIISRMFEYETELLLKALVLVLCGIAVIIAGLWFEKNLSRPTLPNSKS, encoded by the coding sequence ATGATTTCAGAAAAGTTTCGTCGCCAATTGCGACAGGAAGCTCGACTATGGAAAGCAGAAGGCTTGGTTAATGATGAACTTTATCAACAATTAGCCGATCGCTATCAGTTTAATAGCCTCGAAACCGCCGCCAGCAATCGCTTTGTCATGATTCTCATGGTAGGTGGTGGCATCCTCTTGGGATTGGGTGTGATTACCTTTGTGGCAGCTAACTGGCAACAATGGCCCCGATATATGCGGGTTTTGCTACTCCTATCCGTCCTCATTGGATTTAATACAGGTGGGTTTTACCTGTGGCAACATCCTACATCAGAATCTAAACAACGCCTCGGACAGGGACTGCTAATGGCTGGCGCATTGTCTTTGGGAGCAAATATAGCACTGCTGGCCCAGATGTTTCATATAGGCGGTTCCCCATACGGATTATATGTCGTTTGGGGGCTAGGTGTCCTGATTATGGCTTATAGCTTAAAATTGCGCTCTCTATCGGTTTTAGCCATAATTCTGTTGGGCTTAGGATACTTTCAGGGCATCAATATAGCCCTATCAGCCAGGGATTTATCTGCTATTGATATTTTGCTCCAATATATGCCGATCGCATCTGCTATTTTATTTATACCCCTAGCCTATTGGTGTCAATCCCGTGTGGTTTTTATCATGGCGCTGTTGGCGATCGCTATCCCATTATTAGTCATTATGGGAAGATTGATTTCCTTCCAGCCCATAAGCGGAATTGAGGTTGTGATCAGCTTAATTTTAATCCCCACTTGGTTATGGTCCTATCGAGATAGTCAATGGCCCTATGTCCATGGTCAGCCTTTTCAAGCGATCGCTCACCGTTTAGCCATTTTGTACTTAGGATTTTTATGCTTCCTCTTTTCATTTTTTCAGGTTTGGAAAAACTTGGACTTCTGGACTTATCGCTCTAACCCAGAAAATCCCAATGTAATGCTAATTAATATCCTGGCTTTTGTGGTCATATCCCTCTGGCAATGGTTCCAGATAATTAAGCCTCATGGTAGCCAAAGATATTGGGGTGTAGATGCCTATACCACCGCTATTAGTGCCTTGATTATCATCACTGGTATAGTCACTTTTTGGCATATCTCAATAGCGGAAATTCCCACCACCGCCACTTTAATTTTCAATGTGCAAATGTTTCTGTTGGGCGCATTCACCGTTCGCTTAGGACTGTTAAAAGGCAATCGGAGTGCTTTTTGGTACGGTATGGTGCTATTAGTCCTCCAAATTATCAGCCGAATGTTTGAATACGAAACCGAACTACTCCTGAAAGCCTTAGTTTTAGTCCTGTGTGGAATTGCTGTAATTATCGCCGGTTTATGGTTTGAAAAAAACTTGTCTCGTCCGACTCTCCCTAATTCCAAGTCCTAA
- the coaD gene encoding pantetheine-phosphate adenylyltransferase: protein MIAIYPGSFDPVTFGHIDIIERGSHLFEWVIVAVLRNPSKTPLFTVEQRLIQIRQSISHLDNVEVASFEGLTVDYAKLRKAQVLLRGLRVLSDFEMELQMAHTNKTLSDTIETVFLATSNEYSFLSSSVVKEIAKFGGSVDHLVPNHVAIDINRCYARN, encoded by the coding sequence GTGATTGCTATATATCCAGGCAGTTTTGACCCAGTTACCTTTGGACATATTGATATAATTGAGCGAGGTTCCCATCTATTTGAATGGGTGATTGTGGCCGTCCTACGCAACCCTAGCAAGACTCCCCTGTTTACAGTCGAACAACGCCTGATTCAAATTCGGCAATCTATCTCCCATTTGGATAATGTCGAGGTTGCCAGTTTTGAGGGTCTCACCGTAGACTATGCCAAACTGAGAAAGGCACAAGTGCTATTGCGCGGCTTGCGAGTCCTGTCTGATTTTGAGATGGAACTGCAAATGGCTCACACTAATAAAACCCTGTCTGATACAATCGAGACAGTTTTCTTGGCAACCTCCAACGAATATAGCTTTTTATCAAGCAGTGTCGTTAAGGAGATCGCCAAGTTTGGCGGTTCAGTCGATCATCTTGTTCCCAACCACGTCGCTATAGATATTAATAGATGTTACGCCAGGAATTAA
- a CDS encoding type IV pilus twitching motility protein PilT: MAHSTQSPSPENLPPKPTVPVRARQRQSTNVSPSNSIKDMVKDAFVKKASDIHIRVGHTTRYRIQGEMVRIKDQVKVTPEIFEQYLSEILAPHQRQQFAEMKELDTAIFYPGIVRCRVNCFESLTGGAMVLRLINLKIPSIDELRLPEVLKNIISYPHGLILVTGPTGSGKSTTLAAMLRYLNENARKHIVTIEDPIEFVHASRQCLISQREVGLHTLEFHHALRAVLREDPDVILIGEMRDRTTVNTALQASQTGHLVLGTVHTHNAINSVNRLLNLYNVDEQAAVRIQICDSLVAVIAQLLIPTVDNKRAAVHDILVNTPAMKDYLLKGDEESATHLMENDTYEGMQLINQAIFEQVTLGRITMEEAEKSSPDAADLDRRFRMAGLDSSGVAREFRKGKSLF, encoded by the coding sequence ATGGCTCATTCAACTCAGTCACCATCTCCCGAAAATCTCCCCCCCAAGCCCACAGTTCCGGTGCGCGCGAGACAACGACAATCGACCAATGTTTCCCCCAGTAACTCCATTAAAGATATGGTTAAGGATGCCTTTGTTAAAAAAGCCTCCGATATTCATATTCGAGTCGGACATACTACCCGATATAGGATACAGGGGGAAATGGTTAGAATTAAAGACCAAGTAAAAGTCACCCCAGAAATATTTGAGCAGTATCTCAGTGAGATTCTCGCCCCACACCAAAGGCAACAATTTGCCGAAATGAAAGAACTCGACACCGCCATTTTTTATCCTGGTATAGTCCGATGTCGGGTTAATTGCTTTGAATCTCTGACCGGGGGAGCCATGGTGCTGCGACTAATTAACTTAAAAATTCCTAGTATCGATGAATTGAGATTACCAGAAGTTCTCAAAAACATTATTAGCTATCCCCATGGGTTAATTTTAGTCACAGGTCCAACGGGTTCAGGTAAATCTACCACCCTCGCTGCCATGTTACGTTATCTCAATGAAAACGCTCGCAAGCACATTGTCACCATTGAAGACCCCATTGAATTTGTCCATGCTTCCCGACAATGCTTAATCTCTCAAAGGGAAGTCGGATTACATACCCTAGAATTTCATCATGCCCTCCGTGCCGTTTTGCGGGAAGACCCAGATGTTATTCTAATTGGGGAAATGCGCGATCGCACCACAGTTAATACTGCCCTCCAAGCATCCCAAACCGGGCACCTAGTCTTGGGAACCGTCCACACTCACAACGCCATTAACTCAGTCAACCGACTGTTAAACCTCTACAACGTAGACGAACAGGCAGCCGTCAGGATTCAGATCTGTGATTCCCTAGTCGCCGTAATTGCTCAATTATTAATCCCCACAGTCGATAACAAAAGGGCTGCAGTTCACGATATCCTAGTTAATACCCCAGCCATGAAAGACTATCTACTCAAAGGCGACGAGGAAAGTGCAACTCACCTCATGGAAAATGACACCTATGAAGGAATGCAACTGATTAACCAGGCGATTTTTGAACAAGTTACCCTAGGACGCATTACCATGGAAGAAGCCGAAAAGTCCTCCCCCGATGCGGCCGATTTAGATCGCCGATTCCGTATGGCTGGGCTTGACTCTTCCGGGGTAGCCCGGGAATTCCGTAAGGGAAAAAGTTTGTTTTAA
- the tyrS gene encoding tyrosine--tRNA ligase, which produces MIVSQPALETSAGVSLQNFPRLRRGVTDIFPELPNSENPEENLGQRLALSTRPLRIKLGIDPTGSDIHLGHSIIFRKLRAFQDAGHTAVLIIGDFTARIGDPTGKSEVRRQLTPEQVEQNAQTYLEQLRPILDFDTPGRLEIRRNSEWLSKLDLAKTLDLLSRMTVGQMLAKEGFSLRFEQENPIYLHEFLYPLMQGYDSVAVEADVELGGTDQKFNLAVGRDLQRYFGQTPQFGLLMPILIGTDGVQKMSKSLGNYVGLSEDPLTMYSKLEKVPDGLIAQYFELLTDYPLAELPENPRDRQKLLALDIVTQYHGEAAALAAQKAAVNLVQGDATRAEAVPEFSLSEVEFPAKLFYILSASGLCKSGSEARRQIAGGAVKIDGDRIEDPNLVVASAEELKGRVLQVGKKKFIRLV; this is translated from the coding sequence ATGATTGTGAGTCAACCAGCCCTAGAGACTTCTGCGGGAGTTTCTTTACAAAATTTTCCGAGACTGCGCCGGGGGGTTACTGATATTTTCCCGGAATTGCCTAATTCTGAAAACCCAGAGGAAAATTTGGGTCAGCGGTTGGCTCTCAGTACCCGCCCTCTTAGGATTAAGTTAGGTATCGACCCGACTGGCTCGGATATTCACCTAGGACATAGTATCATTTTTCGGAAGTTGCGGGCTTTCCAGGACGCAGGACATACGGCGGTTCTCATTATTGGCGATTTTACTGCCCGCATTGGTGATCCTACTGGCAAATCGGAGGTTCGTCGTCAGCTAACTCCTGAGCAAGTAGAACAAAATGCCCAAACTTATCTCGAACAACTGCGCCCGATTTTAGATTTTGATACCCCGGGACGTTTGGAAATTCGTCGTAACTCGGAATGGTTATCTAAGTTGGATCTGGCTAAAACTTTGGATTTGCTGTCGCGGATGACGGTGGGACAAATGTTGGCTAAGGAAGGGTTTTCGCTGAGGTTTGAACAGGAAAATCCAATATATTTGCATGAGTTTCTCTATCCGTTAATGCAGGGTTATGATTCGGTGGCAGTTGAGGCTGATGTGGAGTTGGGAGGAACGGATCAAAAGTTTAATCTGGCTGTGGGAAGAGATTTACAGCGCTATTTTGGACAAACACCACAGTTCGGTTTACTAATGCCTATTTTGATTGGTACTGATGGGGTGCAGAAAATGTCTAAGTCCCTGGGTAATTATGTGGGACTGTCGGAAGACCCTTTGACTATGTACTCCAAATTGGAGAAGGTTCCTGATGGTTTGATTGCACAATATTTTGAGTTGCTCACTGATTACCCATTGGCAGAATTGCCGGAAAATCCTCGCGATCGCCAAAAGTTACTCGCCTTGGATATAGTCACTCAATACCACGGAGAAGCGGCGGCTTTGGCGGCGCAAAAAGCGGCTGTAAATTTGGTGCAAGGAGATGCAACTAGGGCTGAGGCTGTACCGGAATTTTCTCTGTCAGAGGTGGAGTTTCCGGCTAAGTTATTCTATATTCTTTCGGCTAGTGGACTGTGTAAAAGTGGCAGCGAGGCGAGGCGACAAATTGCGGGAGGTGCTGTGAAAATAGATGGCGATCGCATTGAGGATCCTAATTTAGTTGTGGCTTCTGCTGAAGAACTGAAAGGGCGAGTTTTACAAGTTGGGAAAAAGAAATTTATCCGGCTAGTGTAA
- the pyrF gene encoding orotidine-5'-phosphate decarboxylase: protein MTIDKVIVPLDVSSQADAIALIETLPQVTFWKVGLELFVSCGPQILKQLKQRNKRIFLDLKFHDIPNTVAGACRAAARYGVDLITIHATAGKVALKAAQSAAEMGANEAGVPVPKLIAISLLTSLNARELAFDLKIPLELPEYALQMALLGQECGLAGAVCSPQEVAQLRRTCGDDFLLVCPGVRPSWASKGDQKRSLTPSEALKAGANYLVIGRPITEANNPMTALKLISEELDAAEKIVK from the coding sequence ATGACCATAGATAAAGTTATTGTTCCCCTAGATGTTTCCAGTCAAGCTGATGCGATCGCATTGATTGAAACCCTGCCACAAGTCACATTTTGGAAAGTGGGTTTAGAACTGTTTGTCAGTTGTGGTCCGCAAATTTTAAAACAACTAAAACAGCGCAATAAGCGGATATTTTTGGATCTGAAATTCCATGATATACCCAATACCGTAGCCGGAGCCTGTCGCGCCGCCGCTCGCTATGGTGTAGACTTAATTACTATTCACGCCACCGCTGGAAAAGTCGCCCTAAAAGCTGCTCAGTCGGCGGCGGAAATGGGAGCGAATGAGGCGGGTGTACCCGTACCTAAATTAATCGCCATTAGCCTGTTAACGAGCCTTAACGCCAGGGAATTAGCCTTTGACCTCAAAATTCCCCTGGAACTGCCAGAGTATGCCTTACAGATGGCATTATTAGGGCAAGAGTGCGGTTTAGCGGGGGCGGTGTGTTCGCCGCAGGAAGTGGCACAACTACGGCGGACTTGCGGGGATGATTTTCTGTTGGTGTGTCCTGGGGTGCGTCCGAGTTGGGCATCTAAAGGTGATCAAAAGCGATCGCTCACTCCTTCGGAAGCATTGAAAGCGGGTGCTAATTATTTAGTAATTGGACGACCTATTACTGAAGCGAATAACCCCATGACAGCATTAAAGCTAATTTCGGAAGAGTTAGACGCAGCGGAAAAGATAGTCAAGTAG
- a CDS encoding ABC transporter ATP-binding protein, whose product MFNIENLRVAYPSQNKSPSWVVDDVSLTLKPGERLGLVGESGCGKSTLGRAAMRLLPESSLIQGRVTFGGKSVFDLNEKELRQFRGEAIALVFQDPMTRLDPLMTIGEHCIETLKAHEPQLSRSQAKERAIATLAAVQIQPERWSQYPHEFSGGMRQRVAIALALLLNPKLIVADEPTTSLDVTVSAQILQELTRLCRERGTAILLISHDLAMVGEYCDRIAVMYQGKIVELGDSRTVLQYPQHQYTRSLLESALHVHGTSQQPPEPNTPQEQTQTNPPPPLLQIENLQQHYSLESGIIQQIFTKQKQLIKAVDGVSFELSPGEIFGLVGESGCGKSTLSRTILQLVRATAGTVKFEGQDLTAMSVRQVRSQRRDIQMIFQDPNACLNPMMTIGRAIADPLLIHKMAKLPQAKRWVLEMLDRVGLTPVEDYYNRYPKQLSGGQQQRVAIARALITRPKLVICDEPVSMLDASVQAQVLQLMLDLKRDFNLTYLFITHDLWVARFLCDRIAVMNAGKIVEIGNTEQIFKHPQHPYTQTLLSAAPLLTKMVI is encoded by the coding sequence ATGTTTAACATCGAAAACCTGCGAGTAGCTTATCCCAGTCAGAATAAATCACCCTCTTGGGTCGTAGATGATGTTTCCCTAACCCTCAAACCGGGGGAACGTCTGGGACTTGTCGGTGAGTCTGGCTGTGGTAAGTCTACTTTGGGACGCGCTGCTATGCGTCTACTTCCAGAGTCTAGTCTTATTCAAGGTCGAGTCACATTTGGCGGAAAATCGGTTTTTGACCTTAACGAGAAGGAATTGCGACAGTTTCGGGGGGAGGCGATCGCCTTAGTGTTTCAAGACCCCATGACCCGCCTTGATCCACTGATGACTATTGGGGAACATTGCATTGAAACCCTAAAAGCTCATGAGCCACAATTGTCCAGGTCTCAGGCGAAAGAAAGGGCGATCGCTACTTTAGCAGCCGTCCAAATTCAACCGGAACGCTGGTCTCAATACCCTCACGAGTTTAGTGGTGGAATGCGTCAACGGGTGGCGATCGCATTAGCCCTATTGTTAAACCCAAAGTTAATTGTAGCTGATGAACCTACCACCAGTTTAGATGTGACAGTATCAGCGCAAATTTTGCAGGAACTCACCCGGCTATGTCGTGAACGCGGAACTGCTATCCTATTAATTTCCCATGATTTAGCCATGGTGGGAGAGTATTGCGATCGCATTGCGGTTATGTATCAAGGTAAAATTGTCGAACTCGGAGATAGCCGCACCGTTCTACAATACCCCCAACATCAATATACGCGATCGCTCCTAGAATCTGCTCTCCACGTTCATGGAACTTCCCAACAGCCACCAGAACCCAATACTCCCCAAGAACAGACACAGACTAACCCACCACCACCACTTCTCCAAATTGAAAATCTCCAACAGCATTATAGTTTAGAATCCGGCATAATTCAGCAAATATTCACCAAACAAAAGCAATTAATCAAAGCCGTTGATGGCGTGAGTTTCGAGTTATCTCCTGGTGAAATTTTCGGGTTGGTAGGAGAGTCTGGCTGCGGTAAAAGTACCCTTTCCCGCACCATTTTACAGTTAGTTCGCGCCACCGCTGGTACAGTGAAATTTGAGGGTCAAGATTTAACGGCTATGTCAGTGCGACAAGTGCGCTCACAGCGTCGCGATATCCAAATGATATTTCAAGATCCTAACGCTTGTTTAAATCCCATGATGACCATTGGTCGAGCTATTGCTGACCCCCTATTAATTCATAAAATGGCAAAACTACCCCAGGCGAAACGTTGGGTATTAGAAATGCTCGATCGCGTGGGTTTGACTCCGGTAGAGGACTATTATAACCGCTATCCCAAACAACTCTCAGGAGGACAACAGCAACGGGTAGCCATTGCTCGTGCTTTAATTACTCGCCCTAAATTGGTAATCTGTGATGAGCCTGTTAGTATGCTTGATGCTAGTGTTCAGGCTCAAGTATTACAGTTAATGTTAGACCTCAAGCGAGACTTTAATCTTACCTATTTATTTATTACCCACGATTTATGGGTGGCTAGATTTTTGTGCGATCGCATTGCGGTTATGAACGCTGGTAAAATTGTGGAAATAGGAAACACTGAGCAGATTTTTAAACATCCTCAGCATCCCTACACCCAAACCCTTCTCAGCGCCGCCCCTTTGCTCACCAAAATGGTAATTTAG
- a CDS encoding zinc ribbon domain-containing protein, producing MAVCRGGFCDQPPLRRISFVNPPPDVTEEYTSKTCSKCGHIHTKLRGNKQFVCPDCSHAIGRDVNGAFNILPLALRDTSANGAITSFQIVPYSETSSNC from the coding sequence ATGGCTGTGTGTAGGGGCGGGTTCTGCGATCAGCCCCCACTAAGAAGAATCAGCTTTGTAAACCCGCCCCCGGATGTGACGGAAGAGTACACCAGTAAAACCTGCTCCAAGTGTGGCCACATTCACACAAAGCTAAGAGGCAACAAACAATTTGTTTGTCCCGACTGCAGTCACGCTATTGGGCGTGATGTCAATGGCGCTTTCAACATTTTGCCCTTGGCTTTGAGAGATACCTCCGCCAATGGCGCGATAACTTCATTCCAGATTGTGCCATACTCAGAAACTTCCAGCAATTGCTAG